In Bacillus methanolicus, the following proteins share a genomic window:
- the nagB gene encoding glucosamine-6-phosphate deaminase produces MNIIKAENYDEMSQMTANKIIEIVRTNPKVTIGLATGSTPKGVYKKLIEDHKANGTTYKQVTTVNLDEYIGISRNDPNSYHFFMREQLFNHIDIPLEQTYIPDGMAKDLQLECTRFESVIQDLGGVDLQLLGIGHNGHIGFNEPGTSFESRTHVVTLAESTRKANARFFPSLEEVPTHAITMGIATIMESKEIILLASGASKAEAIAKLVHGEVNENFPASVLKLHKNVTIIADKDALQFI; encoded by the coding sequence ATGAATATTATAAAAGCTGAAAATTATGATGAAATGAGCCAGATGACCGCGAATAAAATCATTGAAATAGTACGGACCAATCCAAAAGTAACAATTGGACTAGCGACAGGAAGCACTCCTAAAGGTGTTTACAAAAAACTAATTGAAGACCACAAGGCGAACGGAACGACATACAAACAAGTTACAACCGTCAATCTCGATGAATACATCGGCATCTCCCGGAACGACCCAAACAGCTATCATTTTTTCATGCGTGAACAATTGTTCAATCACATTGACATTCCTCTTGAACAGACATACATTCCGGACGGGATGGCAAAAGATCTTCAACTCGAATGCACACGATTTGAGAGTGTGATTCAAGATCTTGGCGGTGTGGACCTTCAACTTTTAGGAATTGGCCATAACGGGCACATCGGCTTCAATGAACCGGGAACTTCGTTTGAAAGCCGCACCCATGTCGTAACACTTGCTGAAAGTACAAGAAAAGCAAATGCGCGATTTTTTCCTTCACTAGAAGAGGTGCCTACCCACGCGATCACAATGGGAATTGCGACAATTATGGAAAGCAAGGAAATTATTTTGCTTGCATCAGGTGCATCAAAAGCAGAAGCGATTGCAAAACTGGTACATGGCGAAGTAAATGAAAATTTTCCGGCATCCGTTCTTAAGCTTCATAAAAATGTGACGATCATTGCTGATAAAGATGCCTTACAATTCATTTAG
- a CDS encoding N-acetylmuramoyl-L-alanine amidase: MKIMLDAGHGYSTKGKRSPDGLQEYEFNRAVANFARDLLQEFENVAVYFAHSDQRDVPLQERTDKANSLKVDCYVAIHANAYGNTWNDAGGIETYVHISKPLEATKLAEKIQQNLANSTGLRDRGVKTADFHVLRETKMTSVLVECGFMTNREEVKLLRSDNYRRTCAEAIVKAIADHYKLKKKIVQPPPAAKGIYKIQVGAFKELKNAEELAERLRKDGYNPFIYFEK, from the coding sequence ATGAAGATAATGCTTGATGCGGGCCACGGGTATTCTACAAAAGGCAAACGCAGCCCTGACGGCTTACAGGAGTACGAATTCAATCGGGCTGTTGCAAATTTTGCAAGAGATTTGCTGCAGGAATTTGAAAATGTTGCCGTTTATTTTGCCCATTCCGACCAGAGGGATGTTCCATTGCAGGAGCGTACTGACAAGGCTAACAGTTTGAAAGTGGATTGCTATGTGGCGATTCATGCGAATGCATATGGAAACACATGGAATGATGCAGGCGGGATTGAAACATATGTTCATATTTCAAAACCTCTTGAAGCAACTAAACTGGCCGAAAAAATTCAACAAAATTTAGCGAACTCGACCGGTCTGCGGGATCGAGGCGTAAAAACCGCTGATTTTCATGTTTTAAGGGAAACAAAAATGACGTCAGTACTGGTCGAATGCGGATTTATGACCAATCGTGAAGAAGTGAAGCTGCTTCGCTCAGATAATTACAGAAGAACATGCGCTGAAGCGATTGTAAAAGCCATAGCTGATCACTATAAGTTAAAAAAGAAAATTGTACAACCCCCTCCAGCCGCTAAAGGAATTTATAAAATCCAAGTCGGAGCTTTTAAAGAATTGAAAAATGCAGAAGAACTCGCAGAGCGGCTGAGAAAAGACGGTTATAACCCGTTTATTTACTTCGAAAAGTAA
- a CDS encoding 5'-nucleotidase, lipoprotein e(P4) family, with amino-acid sequence MKKMTTLFTITVLSFLLISVSVNAMEGAAGPACNLQKQNTMSVLWFQTAGEAKALFHQGYNIGKMRLDEALEKKAKKPAVVLDLDETVLDNSPYFAWTIKTGIRNRETWKEWINRAEAKALPGAVEFLTYADSKGVEIFYISNRKEAQKEATIKNLQQIGAPQATAEHVLLKQPGEKGKETRRQHVAKTHDIVLLFGDNLSDFKGFDRLSAPERVQNVEKQKDEFGKKLIVFPNPMYGDWEKAIYNNNFGISNSEKAKLREGSLQPFTP; translated from the coding sequence ATGAAAAAAATGACAACATTATTCACAATAACTGTTCTATCCTTTTTGCTTATCAGTGTTAGCGTGAATGCGATGGAAGGAGCAGCCGGACCGGCATGCAACCTGCAAAAACAAAATACAATGTCTGTTCTTTGGTTCCAGACAGCCGGAGAAGCAAAAGCATTATTTCATCAAGGGTACAACATAGGAAAAATGAGACTCGATGAAGCTTTAGAGAAAAAGGCGAAAAAGCCTGCTGTTGTGCTTGATCTCGATGAAACGGTATTAGACAACAGCCCATACTTTGCATGGACGATAAAAACCGGAATTCGAAATCGCGAAACATGGAAAGAGTGGATTAATCGGGCCGAGGCAAAAGCACTTCCTGGAGCAGTTGAATTTTTGACGTATGCCGACTCAAAGGGAGTGGAGATTTTTTACATATCGAACAGAAAAGAAGCCCAAAAGGAAGCGACGATTAAAAACTTGCAGCAGATTGGTGCACCGCAGGCAACTGCAGAACACGTTCTGTTAAAACAGCCCGGTGAAAAAGGCAAAGAAACACGCCGTCAACATGTAGCAAAAACACATGACATTGTCTTATTATTTGGGGATAACTTATCAGATTTCAAAGGATTTGATCGATTATCTGCTCCAGAAAGAGTCCAAAACGTTGAAAAACAGAAAGATGAATTTGGCAAAAAACTTATTGTCTTCCCGAATCCAATGTATGGTGATTGGGAAAAAGCCATCTATAATAATAATTTCGGCATATCAAACAGTGAAAAAGCAAAATTAAGAGAAGGAAGCTTGCAGCCATTTACACCTTAA
- a CDS encoding DUF4097 family beta strand repeat-containing protein: protein MKEERQRILKMVQEGKLSVNEALTLLEELDKSSKTMEQKQEEIIHELSEAVNYEEAKKEDSVHHKFQSVKDKIFDFVDSALKKIKDFDLDLNFGRSIEVSHIFHHGEAIVKEIDVDVANGAVKLVPWDQRDVRIECNAKVYRVHSQEEARQSFIKEVLFAVEGGKMRFSTQQKWMKVDAKIYVPQEDYDYVRVRMFNGPIEGKNLKVNNLKVKAANGKINLDAIISRKTEVEIANGHIQLSNSTADEIELESINGAIQLDGDFVKADVQTFNGDVHCSLKNRTESIVAKATTGSIDIFLPESVSAEGELKTNLGGFSVELEGIQIVEEKTEKIQKMLRFKPVNDEKKVVKVFADSKTGSIHLKNVQEF from the coding sequence ATGAAAGAGGAACGTCAGCGAATTTTAAAAATGGTCCAAGAGGGCAAACTATCCGTCAATGAAGCGTTAACCTTACTGGAAGAGCTCGATAAAAGCAGCAAAACGATGGAGCAGAAGCAGGAGGAAATCATTCATGAATTATCCGAGGCCGTAAACTATGAAGAAGCAAAAAAGGAAGATTCTGTCCATCACAAATTTCAATCTGTGAAAGATAAAATTTTTGACTTCGTTGATTCTGCTTTGAAAAAGATTAAGGATTTTGATTTAGACCTTAATTTTGGCCGGTCGATCGAGGTTTCGCATATTTTCCATCATGGAGAAGCTATTGTAAAAGAAATAGATGTGGACGTGGCAAACGGGGCAGTCAAACTCGTGCCATGGGATCAGCGCGATGTCCGGATTGAATGCAATGCGAAAGTCTATCGGGTTCATTCTCAGGAAGAAGCGAGGCAATCCTTTATAAAGGAAGTTTTGTTTGCGGTTGAAGGGGGCAAAATGCGGTTCAGCACTCAGCAAAAATGGATGAAAGTTGATGCAAAAATTTATGTGCCTCAGGAAGACTATGATTATGTGAGAGTCCGAATGTTTAATGGCCCGATTGAAGGCAAAAACTTAAAAGTAAATAACCTTAAAGTGAAGGCAGCTAACGGAAAAATTAATCTCGATGCCATTATTTCCCGCAAAACGGAAGTTGAGATCGCCAATGGTCATATTCAATTATCCAACAGTACGGCAGATGAGATCGAACTTGAATCAATTAACGGAGCCATTCAATTGGATGGAGATTTTGTAAAAGCAGATGTTCAAACTTTTAATGGCGATGTTCATTGTTCATTAAAAAACCGGACAGAGTCGATCGTTGCGAAAGCGACAACAGGCAGCATCGATATTTTCCTTCCAGAATCTGTTTCTGCTGAAGGCGAGCTAAAAACAAATCTAGGTGGTTTTTCTGTTGAGCTCGAGGGCATTCAAATTGTAGAAGAAAAAACGGAAAAGATTCAAAAAATGCTCCGCTTTAAACCGGTAAATGACGAGAAAAAAGTAGTTAAAGTGTTCGCTGATTCAAAAACCGGATCAATACACTTAAAAAACGTGCAGGAGTTTTAA
- a CDS encoding DUF4870 domain-containing protein, translating to METNKILSSLSYFSVLFAGILFPLIVWLAAEDEEVKGHAKKAFFSHLIPLIPLPILLFSVFSEIIIEELTTTFPVIFFTSFVLMIILSCIVLVWNIVKGIKVLR from the coding sequence GTGGAAACGAATAAAATTCTATCAAGTTTAAGTTATTTCAGTGTATTGTTTGCCGGAATTCTTTTTCCGTTAATCGTCTGGCTGGCAGCCGAAGATGAAGAAGTAAAGGGTCACGCAAAAAAAGCATTTTTCTCACACTTAATTCCGCTCATCCCGTTGCCGATCCTTTTATTTTCAGTCTTTTCCGAAATAATCATCGAGGAGCTAACAACAACCTTTCCGGTCATCTTTTTCACTTCCTTCGTATTAATGATCATTTTGAGCTGTATCGTACTAGTGTGGAACATTGTAAAAGGCATTAAGGTTTTGCGTTAA